A genomic stretch from Desulfotignum balticum DSM 7044 includes:
- a CDS encoding GntR family transcriptional regulator: MKFFPLEKESSVPLYVQMADIIKKNIDEGHLLPNNPLPSESQLMKVYNTSRITIRNALLRLEYSGDIFKVHGRGSFVSVKKITDLISPSTSWRSLMEDQGYDVSYELIEFGEVWPNDGVKRELQIYGDEKVKKIKRLKKIHQDTIGLDLFFMPISICKFFKENYLKKHSIFDFLNSSQDTRITRIESQIRSAAIEDGDAETMNVDYSNTVLIRGFVAFNSKEEPVLSGKVMYLSQYAVVNVKMDINQENSTCSIVDVPGIKFNEMLKFNGEKDSKIRN; the protein is encoded by the coding sequence ATGAAATTTTTCCCATTAGAAAAAGAAAGCTCAGTTCCACTTTATGTACAAATGGCTGATATAATAAAAAAGAATATTGATGAGGGTCATCTGTTGCCTAACAATCCACTTCCTTCAGAATCTCAATTAATGAAGGTATACAACACAAGCCGAATAACAATCCGAAATGCTTTACTTCGTTTGGAATACAGTGGTGATATATTCAAAGTCCATGGACGAGGTTCATTTGTGTCAGTAAAAAAGATTACCGATTTAATTTCACCATCCACATCGTGGCGATCTCTCATGGAAGATCAAGGTTATGATGTGTCATATGAACTAATTGAATTTGGGGAGGTATGGCCAAATGATGGTGTGAAAAGAGAACTTCAGATTTATGGAGATGAAAAAGTAAAAAAAATTAAACGACTAAAAAAAATTCATCAGGATACTATCGGGCTGGATCTTTTTTTTATGCCCATTAGTATTTGTAAATTTTTTAAAGAAAACTATCTCAAAAAACATTCAATTTTTGACTTTCTCAATTCCTCTCAAGATACAAGGATTACTCGGATCGAATCTCAGATCAGATCAGCTGCTATAGAGGATGGAGATGCTGAAACGATGAATGTAGACTATTCCAATACCGTTTTAATAAGAGGCTTTGTCGCTTTCAATTCAAAGGAAGAGCCGGTCCTTTCCGGTAAAGTGATGTATTTATCACAATATGCAGTTGTAAATGTAAAAATGGACATCAATCAAGAAAATTCTACTTGTTCAATTGTCGATGTTCCTGGAATAAAATTTA
- a CDS encoding aminotransferase class I/II-fold pyridoxal phosphate-dependent enzyme — protein sequence MSTDRVDISLAQEINQLKEEGRAKPPERIITGYVPPKGDLGPRYRLAGNDKDFIRMNSNSYLSLSNHPDLVKSADQATREFGVGPGAVRFIDGTFVHHIRLEKRIAEFVKKPAAKIFNSAYTSNCGLALAISNKKTHWIGDQLNHNSIIRAMRITNIPSTHKGIFKHNDMTDLRRCLDAVSPDMERVVVVFDGIFSMRGDYAPINEIVAICSEYQDRFKDGVITVVDDSHGIGAYGDNGRGTPEYAGAWPDVVVGTFGKAFGVNGGFIAASPAIIEAVRQKADTYIYTNPLSVADCAAAVTAIDICDSDQGLALLHHLKERTAQFRQGLDGLGLESIPGPHPVVPLMVRDTGKTHHLVHSLFDHGVLVVGLTFPVVPKGDETIRFQVNACHTEADINNIIDLLQKIFLSV from the coding sequence ATGAGCACAGACCGAGTGGACATCTCTTTAGCACAGGAAATCAACCAACTGAAGGAGGAGGGCCGGGCCAAGCCGCCCGAGCGTATCATCACCGGCTATGTCCCACCGAAAGGGGACCTGGGTCCCCGGTACCGGCTGGCCGGCAATGACAAAGACTTCATTCGCATGAATTCCAATTCATATTTGTCACTGTCCAATCATCCGGATCTTGTGAAAAGCGCAGACCAAGCCACCCGTGAATTCGGCGTGGGCCCGGGAGCGGTGAGGTTCATCGACGGTACGTTTGTCCACCACATTCGGCTGGAAAAAAGAATTGCCGAATTCGTGAAAAAACCGGCAGCCAAAATATTCAACTCCGCCTACACCTCTAACTGCGGCCTGGCCCTGGCCATCTCCAATAAAAAAACCCACTGGATCGGGGACCAGCTCAACCACAACTCCATTATCCGGGCCATGCGCATCACCAATATCCCCAGCACCCATAAAGGCATCTTCAAGCATAACGACATGACGGATCTTAGGCGGTGCCTGGATGCGGTGAGCCCGGACATGGAACGGGTGGTGGTGGTGTTTGACGGCATTTTCAGCATGCGGGGGGATTATGCACCCATCAATGAGATCGTCGCTATCTGCAGTGAATACCAAGACCGATTCAAAGACGGGGTGATCACGGTGGTGGATGACTCCCACGGCATCGGGGCCTATGGGGATAACGGCCGGGGCACCCCGGAATACGCCGGTGCCTGGCCGGATGTGGTGGTGGGCACATTCGGCAAGGCCTTCGGGGTCAACGGCGGGTTCATCGCGGCCAGTCCCGCCATCATCGAGGCGGTGCGACAAAAGGCCGACACTTATATTTACACCAACCCCCTGAGCGTGGCCGACTGCGCGGCCGCCGTCACGGCCATCGATATCTGTGACAGTGACCAGGGGCTTGCACTGCTGCACCACCTGAAAGAACGGACCGCTCAGTTCCGGCAGGGTCTTGACGGGCTGGGGCTGGAATCGATCCCAGGACCGCATCCCGTGGTTCCCCTGATGGTGCGGGATACCGGAAAAACCCATCACCTGGTTCATTCCCTGTTCGATCACGGGGTGCTGGTGGTGGGACTCACGTTTCCAGTGGTCCCCAAGGGCGATGAAACCATCCGGTTCCAGGTGAATGCCTGTCACACCGAAGCGGACATTAACAATATTATTGACTTGCTTCAAAAAATATTTCTTTCAGTCTAA
- the tdh gene encoding L-threonine 3-dehydrogenase, which yields MKALVKAEPVPGLWLRDVPVPEIQHNEVLIKIVKTAICGTDVHIYNWDAWSQKTIPVPMPIGHEFVGTIEAVGSHVTDFKKGDLVSGEGHLVCGLCRNCLAGRRHLCKNTRGVGVNRDGAFAQYLAIPVTNVWYCDNTISTDILACFDPLGNATHTALSFDVLGEDVLITGAGPIGCMAAAIARHAGARHVVITDVNPFRLSLAEKAGATLTVDVSHDTVANAQKTLGMKEGFDVGMEMSGNPAALNTMLDNMCHGGKIALLGIMPDNTSIDWNKVVFNMLTIKGIYGREMYETWYKMTSMIQTGLDISPLITHRFHFTEFEKGFEMMRSGQSGKVILKWD from the coding sequence ATGAAAGCACTGGTCAAAGCTGAACCGGTCCCCGGACTGTGGCTCCGGGACGTACCGGTGCCAGAGATTCAGCACAACGAAGTGCTCATCAAAATCGTCAAAACCGCCATCTGCGGTACCGATGTCCACATCTACAACTGGGACGCATGGTCTCAGAAGACCATTCCCGTGCCCATGCCCATCGGGCATGAATTTGTGGGGACCATTGAAGCGGTGGGGTCCCATGTTACGGATTTCAAGAAAGGAGACCTGGTTTCCGGTGAGGGGCATCTGGTCTGCGGCCTTTGCAGAAACTGCCTGGCCGGCCGCCGACATCTGTGCAAGAACACCAGAGGCGTGGGCGTCAACCGGGACGGGGCCTTTGCCCAGTACCTGGCCATCCCGGTGACCAATGTCTGGTATTGCGACAACACCATTTCCACGGATATTCTGGCCTGTTTCGATCCCCTGGGTAACGCAACCCACACGGCTCTGTCCTTTGACGTGCTGGGGGAAGATGTGCTCATTACCGGGGCCGGCCCCATCGGGTGCATGGCCGCCGCCATTGCCCGACATGCCGGGGCCCGGCATGTCGTGATCACGGACGTGAACCCCTTCCGCCTATCTCTGGCTGAAAAAGCCGGAGCCACCCTGACCGTTGACGTCAGCCATGACACCGTGGCCAACGCTCAGAAAACCCTGGGAATGAAGGAAGGGTTTGATGTGGGCATGGAGATGTCCGGCAACCCGGCGGCCCTGAACACGATGCTGGACAACATGTGCCATGGCGGCAAAATCGCCCTGCTGGGCATCATGCCGGACAACACGTCCATTGACTGGAACAAGGTGGTATTCAACATGCTGACCATCAAGGGAATCTACGGCCGGGAAATGTATGAGACCTGGTACAAGATGACCAGCATGATCCAGACCGGGCTGGATATCTCTCCTTTGATCACCCACCGGTTTCACTTTACCGAGTTTGAAAAGGGATTTGAGATGATGCGGTCCGGACAATCGGGCAAGGTCATTCTGAAGTGGGATTAA
- a CDS encoding NAD(P)/FAD-dependent oxidoreductase, whose translation MTQKLDVIIIGCGIIGNCIAFELTQKGYHTLSIDKMGDSGAGSTSGSCAIVRAHYSTLEGVAFAWEGFKIWQNWEEYCEVKDPWGMARYNQCGSIMIKSRDRNWKKIATHWDTVGVPYENWDAKTLSERMPVLSNREFWPPTRPEADTDFFSERNTLLEGALFCPEAGYMSDPKLSAHNVQVAAESKGARFLFNAHIVKILTDQHGVTGVALKDGRRFEAGIVINVAGPHSSHINQMAGVAEKNNIKTRPERHEVSFVPAPAGFNFESRGAQISDGDNGIYLRPEVGNSILVGSEDPRCDTHQWIEDPDDFNRNTTDVQWRAQVYRAARRMPELGIPNTRKGFAELYDVSSDWLPIYDKSDLNGFYMAIGSSGNQYKNAPVAGMMMSELIEYNEKKGQDHDLHPLQFLLPRTGVTFDMGAFSRNRELNPDSTYSVIG comes from the coding sequence ATGACTCAGAAACTCGACGTAATTATCATCGGATGCGGCATCATCGGCAACTGTATCGCATTTGAACTGACCCAAAAAGGCTATCACACTTTGAGTATCGACAAAATGGGAGATTCCGGGGCCGGATCAACGTCAGGCTCCTGTGCCATTGTCCGGGCCCATTACTCCACCCTGGAAGGCGTGGCGTTTGCCTGGGAAGGGTTCAAGATCTGGCAGAACTGGGAGGAATACTGCGAAGTGAAAGATCCCTGGGGCATGGCCCGGTATAACCAGTGCGGATCCATCATGATCAAATCCCGGGACCGGAACTGGAAAAAAATTGCCACCCACTGGGACACCGTGGGGGTCCCTTATGAAAACTGGGATGCAAAGACATTGTCTGAACGCATGCCCGTCCTGAGCAACCGGGAATTCTGGCCCCCGACCCGGCCAGAAGCAGATACGGATTTTTTCAGTGAAAGAAACACCCTGCTGGAAGGGGCGCTGTTCTGCCCGGAGGCCGGTTACATGTCCGACCCGAAACTGTCCGCCCACAACGTCCAGGTGGCAGCTGAATCCAAAGGGGCCCGGTTCCTGTTCAATGCCCACATTGTCAAGATCCTGACAGACCAGCACGGGGTCACCGGCGTGGCACTCAAAGACGGCCGGCGGTTTGAGGCCGGCATCGTCATCAACGTGGCCGGTCCCCATTCCAGCCACATCAACCAGATGGCCGGCGTGGCGGAAAAAAACAACATCAAGACCCGGCCGGAACGGCATGAGGTGTCCTTTGTACCTGCCCCGGCAGGATTTAATTTTGAATCCAGAGGCGCCCAGATTTCCGACGGTGACAACGGCATATACCTGCGCCCGGAAGTGGGCAATTCCATTCTGGTGGGCAGTGAAGATCCCCGGTGCGATACTCATCAATGGATTGAAGACCCGGATGATTTCAACCGGAACACCACCGATGTCCAGTGGCGTGCACAGGTATACCGGGCAGCCCGGCGAATGCCGGAGCTGGGCATTCCCAACACCCGGAAAGGCTTTGCCGAACTCTACGATGTTTCCAGCGACTGGCTTCCCATTTATGACAAGAGCGACCTCAACGGGTTTTACATGGCCATAGGGTCTTCGGGCAATCAGTACAAGAATGCCCCGGTGGCCGGGATGATGATGTCGGAATTGATTGAATATAACGAAAAAAAAGGGCAGGACCACGATCTGCACCCTTTGCAGTTTCTGCTGCCCCGAACCGGCGTTACCTTCGATATGGGCGCCTTTTCCAGGAACCGGGAGCTCAACCCGGACAGCACTTATTCGGTGATCGGGTAA
- a CDS encoding Lrp/AsnC family transcriptional regulator, whose translation MTLMDGNLDDLEIYVIKALQENARRSYKSIAKELEVSESTIANRVNRLIEKKILKLEARINPFGLSHKISALLGVNLYDRSHSTTMEEIEQLPQVTAVWATTGKYDLFLEVLVDSIIELNDFIFAGGLGRIKNVSFTETHIMLNSNTKYFKIY comes from the coding sequence ATGACACTGATGGACGGCAACCTTGATGACCTGGAGATCTATGTAATCAAGGCACTCCAAGAAAATGCCAGGCGGTCGTATAAAAGCATCGCAAAAGAGCTGGAAGTTTCCGAGAGCACCATTGCCAACCGCGTGAACCGGCTTATTGAGAAGAAAATTTTAAAGCTGGAAGCCCGAATCAACCCGTTTGGCTTGTCTCACAAGATCAGTGCCCTGCTGGGTGTCAACCTGTATGACCGGTCCCATTCCACAACCATGGAGGAAATCGAGCAGCTGCCGCAGGTAACGGCGGTGTGGGCGACGACCGGAAAGTATGATCTCTTTTTGGAAGTGCTGGTGGATTCAATCATCGAACTGAACGATTTTATTTTTGCCGGCGGGCTTGGCAGGATTAAAAATGTCTCTTTCACCGAAACCCATATCATGCTCAACTCCAACACCAAATATTTTAAAATTTACTAA
- a CDS encoding aldehyde ferredoxin oxidoreductase family protein, with protein sequence MLYGYAGHTLRIDLSTRTIEKQPLKQEWVDDFIGGRGFTAKILYDEIPAGADPLGPDNRFVIAMGPLSGLFLPAAGKTHFAAKSPATGGYGDSNMGGHFGVTMKYAGYDVTILTGRAKEPSYIFIDNDTVEIRPAGHLWGKGSTAVEEILKNDLGREFQILTIGEAGERMVNFACISHDFGRQAGRTGIGAVLGSKNIKAIAVRGTQDIPVFDPKGLLKKGKATYAACREKPGFKGWTPEGTAGITNWCNDVGALPTRNFATSHCDYADKINGKAILDELKITDKGCFSCPIPCGKYGLSKTALGNKYVEGPEYETLALVGSNCELSDIHAVAHVNWVCDELGLDTCSGGAVVSFALECYEKGLISKQEMGMDVTWGDLDSIVHILKKIAKREGIGDVLANGVKKAAEKIGGDSDKFAIHVKGLEWTGYESRNAPGLMLGYMTADVGAHHNRCWVLGSDVANAVGGSQDANVHDLISQGANFETIPKADHKNVVPLVLKSQHLRPAFDILGTCRLQYMEIGLETHYYEELYYCATGKKLDFNKDLLHLSEKIWHLNRMFNKREIPDFGRKYDYPPPRFYEEPIPSGPNKGHKVEFAVIEEMLDAYYAARGWDTNGIPTRETLEKFNLAVE encoded by the coding sequence ATGTTATACGGATATGCAGGACACACGCTGAGAATCGATCTGAGCACCCGTACCATTGAAAAACAACCCTTAAAACAGGAATGGGTGGACGATTTTATCGGCGGCCGGGGATTCACGGCCAAAATTCTGTACGATGAAATTCCGGCTGGCGCAGACCCCTTAGGCCCGGACAACCGGTTTGTCATTGCCATGGGGCCGTTGAGCGGCCTGTTTCTGCCGGCGGCCGGCAAAACCCATTTTGCCGCCAAATCCCCGGCCACGGGCGGATATGGCGACAGCAACATGGGGGGGCATTTCGGGGTGACCATGAAATATGCCGGGTATGACGTCACCATATTGACGGGACGGGCCAAAGAACCTTCCTATATCTTCATAGATAATGACACCGTGGAGATCCGGCCGGCCGGGCATTTGTGGGGCAAAGGCTCCACAGCCGTGGAAGAGATTTTGAAAAACGATCTGGGCCGGGAATTCCAGATTCTGACCATCGGCGAGGCCGGGGAGCGAATGGTCAACTTTGCCTGCATCTCCCATGATTTCGGCCGCCAGGCCGGCCGCACCGGCATCGGCGCGGTCTTGGGCTCCAAAAACATCAAGGCCATTGCCGTGCGGGGCACCCAAGACATCCCCGTGTTCGATCCCAAGGGCCTGCTCAAAAAAGGCAAGGCCACCTATGCCGCGTGCCGGGAAAAACCCGGTTTCAAGGGCTGGACCCCGGAAGGCACGGCCGGTATCACCAACTGGTGCAATGATGTGGGGGCTTTACCCACCCGCAACTTTGCCACCTCCCATTGCGATTACGCGGACAAGATCAACGGCAAAGCCATCCTGGACGAACTGAAAATCACGGACAAAGGGTGTTTTTCCTGCCCCATTCCCTGCGGCAAATACGGGCTGTCAAAAACTGCGCTGGGCAACAAATATGTGGAAGGCCCGGAATACGAAACCCTGGCCCTGGTGGGCAGCAACTGCGAACTGTCCGACATCCATGCCGTGGCCCATGTCAACTGGGTATGTGATGAACTCGGCTTAGACACCTGCTCGGGCGGGGCCGTGGTTTCCTTTGCCCTGGAATGTTATGAAAAAGGCCTGATCTCAAAACAAGAGATGGGCATGGACGTGACATGGGGGGATCTTGACTCCATCGTCCACATCCTGAAAAAAATTGCAAAAAGAGAGGGCATCGGAGATGTTCTGGCCAACGGCGTCAAAAAAGCCGCTGAAAAGATCGGGGGAGACAGCGACAAATTTGCCATCCATGTCAAAGGCCTGGAATGGACCGGGTATGAATCCAGAAACGCGCCCGGCTTGATGCTGGGATACATGACCGCAGATGTGGGGGCCCACCACAACCGGTGCTGGGTTCTGGGATCGGATGTGGCCAATGCCGTGGGCGGCAGCCAGGATGCCAATGTCCATGATCTCATCTCCCAGGGCGCAAATTTCGAAACCATCCCCAAGGCAGACCACAAAAACGTGGTGCCCCTGGTACTCAAGTCCCAGCACCTGCGACCGGCATTCGACATTCTTGGCACCTGCCGGCTCCAGTACATGGAAATCGGCCTGGAAACCCATTATTATGAGGAACTGTATTATTGTGCCACCGGAAAAAAGCTGGATTTCAACAAAGACCTGCTCCATCTTTCCGAAAAGATCTGGCATTTGAACCGGATGTTCAATAAAAGAGAAATCCCGGATTTCGGCCGGAAATATGATTATCCGCCCCCGCGGTTTTACGAAGAGCCCATTCCTTCGGGCCCCAACAAGGGGCACAAGGTGGAATTTGCCGTAATCGAAGAGATGCTGGATGCGTATTATGCGGCCCGGGGATGGGACACCAACGGGATTCCCACCAGAGAAACACTGGAAAAATTCAACCTGGCCGTGGAATGA
- a CDS encoding 4Fe-4S dicluster domain-containing protein, whose protein sequence is MTLSFNHETCSGCRACELVCSLQNLKIINPSKAMLRVMPRFPEPGIFEVAICNQCGACADACPTGAIHRVKDTWRIDMKKCDGCLACVSACPENVMMVDDDGMPYKCINCRQCVEVCPRDALSFK, encoded by the coding sequence ATGACACTATCATTCAACCATGAAACCTGTTCCGGGTGCCGGGCCTGCGAACTGGTGTGTTCATTGCAGAATCTGAAAATAATCAATCCGTCCAAGGCCATGCTCCGGGTCATGCCCCGGTTTCCCGAGCCCGGCATTTTCGAGGTGGCCATCTGCAATCAGTGCGGGGCGTGTGCGGATGCCTGCCCCACCGGGGCCATCCATCGGGTCAAAGACACCTGGCGCATTGACATGAAAAAATGCGACGGGTGCCTGGCGTGTGTTTCCGCCTGCCCGGAAAACGTAATGATGGTGGATGATGACGGCATGCCCTACAAATGCATCAACTGCCGGCAGTGTGTGGAAGTGTGTCCCCGGGATGCACTGAGCTTCAAATAG
- a CDS encoding ABC transporter permease — protein MKLFSHTLVLVLLFSLFALPAAILLLVGLAPGWRFPDLWPAQFSFTGIQFLITHQDQIVSSLVSSFLYSVATVLVTLGMCLTPAAAFARNRFAGKRLMEALVLTPALVPPMTFAMGLHVVFIRLSLADTVAGVVLILALFTYPYMFRALVTGFQTLGEEYRVCARNLGAGPVTIFWRVELPLLVPAMIAGGSVVFLVAFSEYFLVFLMGGGTVPSFTGFLMPLLASSNRSLAAILTLIFLLLPILLFFVIDGSLMRSYRKKGMV, from the coding sequence GTGAAACTTTTTTCCCACACCCTCGTTTTGGTGCTGCTTTTCAGCCTGTTCGCCCTGCCCGCGGCAATCCTTTTGCTGGTGGGCCTGGCCCCGGGGTGGCGGTTTCCGGACCTGTGGCCGGCGCAATTTTCTTTTACGGGCATTCAATTTCTGATCACCCACCAGGATCAGATTGTTTCGTCTCTGGTCTCTTCATTTTTGTATTCTGTGGCCACGGTGTTGGTCACCCTGGGCATGTGCCTGACCCCGGCCGCCGCATTCGCCAGGAACCGCTTTGCCGGCAAGCGGCTCATGGAAGCCCTGGTGCTGACCCCGGCCCTGGTGCCGCCCATGACTTTTGCCATGGGACTGCATGTGGTGTTCATCCGGCTGTCTCTGGCCGACACCGTGGCCGGGGTGGTGCTGATCCTGGCCCTGTTCACCTACCCTTACATGTTCCGGGCTCTGGTGACGGGATTCCAGACCCTGGGAGAAGAATACCGTGTGTGTGCCAGAAACCTGGGGGCCGGTCCGGTAACGATTTTCTGGCGGGTGGAGCTGCCGTTGCTGGTGCCGGCCATGATCGCCGGCGGCAGTGTGGTGTTTCTGGTGGCGTTTTCCGAATATTTTCTGGTATTTCTCATGGGCGGGGGAACCGTGCCTTCTTTTACCGGGTTTCTGATGCCGCTGCTCGCTTCTTCCAACCGGTCCCTGGCCGCGATTCTGACCCTGATTTTCCTGCTGCTGCCCATCCTTTTGTTTTTTGTTATCGACGGGTCATTGATGCGCAGCTACCGCAAAAAAGGCATGGTCTGA
- a CDS encoding ABC transporter permease yields the protein MSLIGSRTAILILKLSPLILPFVVLFCGGVFLTVCQSLGIFTPLPHTGGILAAYNIILSDPSFFASFGFSLGVALTSAAGSVAAGTFLAYRVWQLPKALAGAALMYKIPLILPHIAVAFVVLIFWSQSGILSSLAYHLGLIQSMPDFPNVLYSGWGLGMILAYTLKGTPFAMLLILALLVRFDVRQIQTAAMLGASKRCIFFSIVLPRLAPAMHTSFIILFLYSFGAFDIPYILSESRPGMLSLHVFDLYFKHDLARRPEAMAILTLMFCFAVLFIIAYSKTVTHLENGVRKL from the coding sequence ATGTCCTTGATCGGTAGCCGGACCGCCATACTGATTCTGAAACTCAGCCCGTTGATTTTGCCGTTTGTGGTGCTGTTCTGCGGCGGGGTGTTTCTGACGGTGTGCCAGTCCTTAGGGATCTTCACCCCCCTGCCCCATACGGGCGGGATCCTGGCGGCCTATAACATCATCCTGTCGGACCCGTCCTTTTTCGCGTCCTTCGGGTTTTCCCTGGGCGTGGCCCTGACATCGGCGGCCGGGTCCGTGGCAGCCGGCACCTTTCTGGCCTACCGGGTCTGGCAGCTGCCCAAGGCCCTGGCCGGAGCCGCCCTGATGTACAAAATTCCGCTGATCCTGCCCCATATTGCCGTGGCATTTGTGGTGCTGATTTTCTGGAGCCAGTCCGGAATCCTTTCGTCTCTGGCCTATCACCTGGGCCTGATCCAGTCCATGCCGGATTTTCCCAATGTATTGTATTCCGGCTGGGGCTTAGGCATGATCCTGGCCTATACCCTGAAAGGCACCCCGTTTGCCATGCTTTTGATCCTGGCCCTGCTGGTGCGGTTCGATGTCCGGCAGATCCAGACGGCAGCCATGCTGGGGGCATCGAAACGGTGCATCTTTTTTTCCATTGTGCTGCCAAGGCTGGCCCCGGCGATGCACACCAGTTTCATCATCCTGTTTCTCTACAGCTTCGGGGCATTTGACATTCCTTACATTTTGAGCGAAAGCCGGCCCGGCATGCTCAGCCTCCATGTTTTTGACCTGTATTTCAAGCATGACCTGGCCCGGCGGCCTGAAGCCATGGCCATTCTGACGCTGATGTTCTGCTTTGCCGTGCTGTTCATCATTGCCTACTCCAAAACCGTCACCCATCTGGAAAACGGGGTCCGAAAACTGTGA
- a CDS encoding ABC transporter substrate-binding protein: MNKFRSMSLLLTLMLPVFLTMFLPVRVTGGTLPDIPFDRIEAQARGSRVSWYMYGGWTHVNTWVDTFVAKEMKQRYDIHVKRVPMDAGVFINKLLNEKAAGKTTGTIDLLWINGENFKNAKQAGLLFGPFAGHLPHVKQYVDPDSITHDFGFPVDGFEAPFGRAQFVLEYDTNRTEIPPDTVAALKQWIMDNPGQFTYPQPPDFTGSAFIRHIFYAVTGGHGQYMAGWDPDLYEKNAPLLWDWLNQIKPFLWQKGRTYPKDNAFLDTLFARGEVAFGMSYHPPHAQNMIMAGSYPDTVRTFALKDGSIFNTHFTAIAFNAPNKAGAMVLANFLVSVDAQVSKFQPENWGDFPVLAMNRLTPKDRQRFETVDLGPATLTPDQLAAVAVPEIPAQYLESLEQDWKTHVLDR, encoded by the coding sequence ATGAATAAGTTCAGATCCATGTCCCTGTTGTTGACCCTGATGTTGCCTGTCTTTCTCACCATGTTCCTGCCCGTCCGGGTCACTGGCGGCACCCTGCCGGACATCCCGTTTGACCGGATTGAAGCACAGGCCCGGGGGTCCCGGGTCAGCTGGTACATGTACGGGGGATGGACCCATGTCAATACCTGGGTGGACACGTTTGTGGCCAAAGAGATGAAACAGCGCTATGATATCCATGTGAAGCGGGTCCCCATGGATGCCGGGGTGTTTATCAACAAACTGCTCAACGAAAAAGCAGCCGGCAAAACCACGGGAACCATCGACCTGCTGTGGATCAACGGGGAGAACTTCAAGAATGCAAAACAGGCCGGCCTGCTGTTCGGCCCGTTTGCCGGGCACCTGCCCCATGTGAAGCAGTATGTGGACCCGGACAGCATCACCCATGATTTCGGATTTCCCGTGGACGGATTTGAAGCCCCTTTTGGCCGGGCCCAGTTCGTGCTCGAGTATGACACAAACCGGACGGAAATTCCGCCGGACACGGTGGCGGCCCTCAAACAGTGGATCATGGACAACCCCGGCCAGTTCACCTATCCCCAGCCCCCGGATTTCACGGGTTCAGCTTTTATCCGCCACATTTTCTATGCAGTCACGGGCGGGCACGGCCAATACATGGCCGGGTGGGATCCGGACCTGTATGAAAAAAACGCCCCTTTGCTGTGGGACTGGCTCAACCAGATCAAGCCGTTTTTATGGCAGAAGGGCCGAACCTACCCCAAGGACAACGCATTTCTGGATACGCTGTTTGCCAGGGGAGAGGTGGCGTTCGGCATGTCCTATCATCCGCCCCACGCCCAGAACATGATTATGGCGGGCAGTTATCCGGACACGGTCAGAACCTTTGCATTAAAGGACGGATCCATTTTCAATACCCATTTCACGGCCATTGCCTTTAACGCCCCCAACAAGGCCGGGGCCATGGTGCTGGCAAATTTTCTGGTGTCCGTGGATGCCCAGGTATCCAAATTTCAGCCGGAGAACTGGGGGGATTTTCCGGTTCTGGCCATGAATCGGTTGACTCCAAAGGACCGGCAGCGGTTTGAGACCGTGGACCTGGGACCCGCCACCCTGACACCGGATCAGCTGGCTGCCGTTGCCGTGCCCGAGATACCGGCCCAATATCTGGAATCCCTGGAACAGGACTGGAAAACCCATGTCCTTGATCGGTAG